A portion of the Camelus bactrianus isolate YW-2024 breed Bactrian camel chromosome 25, ASM4877302v1, whole genome shotgun sequence genome contains these proteins:
- the LOC105061924 gene encoding uncharacterized protein LOC105061924 isoform X3 — translation MSVRHFGEQKGKGSSSDKEEGETEPEIKKPEYKKKKKPKNKQTKKKKLEYITGTVEVAPEELTDHNTLTSVGGAHKAYTLANAGPGPAPVWPGSARPPAADPEAQVTVDSKDPGTSPGPPGVPHRMGRPASLLRLFATSTPTTLVASAVSATATPTATSYCTCTVSLTTEGAPQLWQ, via the exons atgtcagtgcgccactttggagaacagaaaggaaaaggttCTTCCTCTGATAAGGAG gaaggggagACTGAGCCCGAAATTAAAAAaccagaatacaaaaaaaaaaaaaaacccaaaaacaaacaaacaaaaaaaaaaaaactagagtacattactgggactgtagaagttgCTCCAGAGGAACTAACAGATCACAacacactgacctctgttggtggagcacacaaagcttatacactgg ccaaTGCGGGACCTGGcccggctccggtgtggcccggcagtgcccgcccacctgcggcggacccggaggcccag GTCACTGTGGATTCCAAAGATCCTGGTACTTCTCCAGGACCACCTGGTGTGCCTCACCGCATGGGCCGCCCAGCGTCACTTCTCAGGCTATtcgccacctccacccccaccacccttGTGGCCTCTGCGGTCTCAGCCACCGCCACCCCCACTGCCACTAGTTACTGCACTTG
- the LOC105061924 gene encoding uncharacterized protein LOC105061924 isoform X2, with the protein MSVRHFGEQKGKGSSSDKEEGETEPEIKKPEYKKKKKPKNKQTKKKKLEYITGTVEVAPEELTDHNTLTSVGGAHKAYTLANAGPGPAPVWPGSARPPAADPEAQVTVDSKDPGTSPGPPGVPHRMGRPASLLRLFATSTPTTLVASAVSATATPTATSYCTCSLYQCLLPGGPVVTPS; encoded by the exons atgtcagtgcgccactttggagaacagaaaggaaaaggttCTTCCTCTGATAAGGAG gaaggggagACTGAGCCCGAAATTAAAAAaccagaatacaaaaaaaaaaaaaaacccaaaaacaaacaaacaaaaaaaaaaaaactagagtacattactgggactgtagaagttgCTCCAGAGGAACTAACAGATCACAacacactgacctctgttggtggagcacacaaagcttatacactgg ccaaTGCGGGACCTGGcccggctccggtgtggcccggcagtgcccgcccacctgcggcggacccggaggcccag GTCACTGTGGATTCCAAAGATCCTGGTACTTCTCCAGGACCACCTGGTGTGCCTCACCGCATGGGCCGCCCAGCGTCACTTCTCAGGCTATtcgccacctccacccccaccacccttGTGGCCTCTGCGGTCTCAGCCACCGCCACCCCCACTGCCACTAGTTACTGCACTTG
- the LOC105061924 gene encoding uncharacterized protein LOC105061924 isoform X4 codes for MRDLARLRCGPAVPAHLRRTRRPRSLWIPKILVLLQDHLVCLTAWAAQRHFSGYSPPPPPPPLWPLRSQPPPPPLPLVTALAGLEMEGHV; via the exons aTGCGGGACCTGGcccggctccggtgtggcccggcagtgcccgcccacctgcggcggacccggaggcccag GTCACTGTGGATTCCAAAGATCCTGGTACTTCTCCAGGACCACCTGGTGTGCCTCACCGCATGGGCCGCCCAGCGTCACTTCTCAGGCTATtcgccacctccacccccaccacccttGTGGCCTCTGCGGTCTCAGCCACCGCCACCCCCACTGCCACTAGTTACTGCACTTG